GTCCAAATAAGACTTATATTCTTTATGGGCATATGACCATAAAGGAGGTTGAGTGAGGAGCCGTTGGCGCAGAAGGTTTATAGAATATAAACCTCAAGTTAAATGCTTTAAGCCATGTAGCATGCCTTTTAATGAATTAGATGTAAATGTGCTTTTGCACGATGAACTTGAAGCCCTAAGGCTTGCTGATTATGAAGGCTTATATCAGGAAGAATGCGCACAGCGTATGAATATTTCTCGCACTACATTTGGAAGAACAATAGAAAGTGCAAGAAAAAAGGTAGCAGATTGCCTATTAAATGGCAAAGCTTTAGTTATTGAAGAAGGAGGTGATACTAATGAGAGTAGCAATACCAACCAGTGATGGCAAAAATATATCAAAGCATGTAGCGCTAAGCAAGTACTTTAATATCTACGAAAATAATCAATTAGTTTCTCAAATTCAAAACCCGCTTATTGAAAATATAAAAGATTCAGTACCACTCCACTCGCACAATGGCAGGGGCCTGGGTGCTGGAAGAATTATACCAACACTACTTGCAAGGCAAAATGTAGGTGTGTTTTTGGCAAGAGAAATTGGAGATGGAATGAGGTATAATT
The sequence above is drawn from the Desulfurella sp. genome and encodes:
- a CDS encoding DUF134 domain-containing protein, with the protein product MRSRWRRRFIEYKPQVKCFKPCSMPFNELDVNVLLHDELEALRLADYEGLYQEECAQRMNISRTTFGRTIESARKKVADCLLNGKALVIEEGGDTNESSNTNQ
- a CDS encoding NifB/NifX family molybdenum-iron cluster-binding protein; this encodes MRVAIPTSDGKNISKHVALSKYFNIYENNQLVSQIQNPLIENIKDSVPLHSHNGRGLGAGRIIPTLLARQNVGVFLAREIGDGMRYNLEQSGIKCIETQEKNIDEALKMIN